The Actinosynnema mirum DSM 43827 genomic interval GTCCCGGTCCCACAGCACGGTCAGGTTCCGGCCGTGGTACGGCACGTTCTCCGCCGCGAAGTGGTCCCAGCCGTCCGGGACCAGCGGGGCGATCCGCACCGAATCCCCTTGCTGGGGGCGGATTCCGAGCAGTCCGGAGAGCACGAGGTCGGTGAACGTGGAGTGGTTGTAGTCCTCGCTGTGCCCCCGGCCGTCGTAGAGCCAGCGGTCCTGGTCGGGGTGGTGCGCCTCGGCCACGTACGGCTGCCCGCCCTTGCGCTGGGTCAGCGCGTAGCCGCGCAGCACGTCGTAGTAGTCACCTCTGTCCACGAAGGACTGCGCCGGGTAGTCCACGAGCAGGGTGGCCAGCGCGGTGAGGGTCTGGCTGGTGGCGAACGGCCAGCTCGGGCCGGACCAGCGGCAGCAGCCCCTCTCCGCGTCGTGCAGGTACCACGGGCTGCGGCGCTCCACGGTGGTCGGGCCGAAGTCGGCGGCGAAGCCCGCCCGGTCGGTCAGCTGCGCCCACGCGGACGAGTGCTCGGCCGGGGGCATCCCGAAGTACCAGGGGACGAACCCGATCTGCTCGCGGTCGGCCAGCGGCGCGCGACCGGGGTTGCCGTCGCGCATGACGTGCTTGTAGAAGCCGTCCTCGCGGTCCCACAAGCGTTGCCGCAGCGCGTCTTTCAAGGCGTTCGCCTCGCGCTCGTAGCGCTCGGCGGCGGCGCGGTCGCCGCGCACCCGCAGCAGCGCGGCGATCGCCTTGGCGTCCCCGTACTGGTAGGCGTTGAGCGTGGGCCGGAAGCCCTCGCCGCCGTGGTAGGGGTCGTCGCTCTGGTACGAGCTCGCCGTGTGCTCCATGGCGTCCCACACCGGGGTCTGCCAGTACAGCCCCGTCCCCCGGTCCTTCTGCGCGTCCCACCCGGCCCACTGGCGCTCCAGCTCGGGCAGCAGCGCCACGGCCCGCTCCAGCCGCCCGTCCACCGACGCGCGGGCCAGGACCGCGTCGGCGGCCCAGAACGAGTACTGGTGCGCCCAGTCGGTGGTGTTGGGGTTGAGGAACTCGGTGGCGGGCTTGGGTCCCGCGCCACCGCCGCGCAGCCAGTAGTCGAGGTAGTCGTCCAGGTAGCGGTGGTCGCGCAGCCAGCGGCCCTCGTAGACGTGGTGCCCGGCCGCCGCCGCGATCCCGCCGCCGGGCGCGGAGTAGCCGACCGGGCCGAGGAACTCCGACACGATCCAGCCGTCGTCCGGGCCGGTGTACTTCAGCGCTTCCTTGAAGGTGCGCCACCGGTAGTAGTAGGTGGACTCGATCTCCCGGTCGGGCAGGTCGACGAACGGGATGTTCGCCTCGTACCACTGCGGTTCCACCGCTCCGGCGAGCTTCGCCCGGTGATCCAGCACCGAGGTGCCCGGACCGACCGGCGGGTACCACGGCGCGGCGGGCGCGGCCGAGGCCGGGAGCGGGGTCAGGACGGCCGTCGCGGTGAGCGCCACGAGCACGGCGGTGCGCAGTCGCATGGGGCCCCCGTCGTCACCGGCGCCGCGCGGCGCCGTCGCCTACCGCATTCATAGCGGCAGGCGACGGGCGCGGTCACGGTTCCTGTCCGGTGGACAGCGGGTCACAGCACCCGGACGACCGCCTCCACCCGCCTGCGCTCGACGTCGAGGACCTGCTCGCCCGCGCGGTGCAGCAGCTCCTCCAGCTCGGTCTCGTCCACGCCCAGCCTGCCCTTGAGCGCGCGCAGCGACCGCCACAGCGCCGACTTCGTGGACAGGGCCGTGAGCAGCCCGTCCAGCTCGACCACGTCGCTGAGCGGCGAGCGGGAGAGCAGGCGGCCGTTGAGCTTGGCGCGGCCCGCCTTCTCCGCCAGCCACGCGCCCGCGACCTTGTGGCGGCGCACCGGGACGCGGAGCCTGGTCATGATCCGCACCAGGGCGTCCCGGTCCCGCTCCAGGTCCTCGGCCAGCGCGGTCAGCTCGGGGTTGGCGGAGGCGGCCCGCTTGCCCAGCTCGGCTGCGCCGACGAGCCCGGCCAGGTGGTCGTTGAGGTAGGTGCGCAGCGCGGAGGCGCCCGCGCCGCGCGTCGTCGCGGTTCCCATGCGGGGCGGATAACCCCGGTGGACCGGGGCAAACCACGTGGACGGGGAGGATCACCGCGCCACCCCGTCACCGCGCCCTCGTCACCGCGCCCCCGTCACCGCGCGAAGGTCTCCTCCAGCGCCCGCTGCACCGACCCGGTGGCCGGGTGTACGAACAGCTCGCGCAGCAGCAGGTCCCCCAGCCCCGGCAGGTGCAGGCCGGGTTCCCGCCCCGAGACCGCCGCCAGCGCGCCGCCCGCGACCAGCGCGCCCCGCACCAGCGCCGCGGGCAGCCTGCGGGTCCGGGCGGGCGCGCCGACCGCCTCGGCCGTCCTGGCGAGCAGCTCCGCCCAGGTCAGGTTCTCGTCGGCCACCGGGGTGTCCCGGTCGGCCCGCTCCTCCAGCGCCGTCGCGGCCTCCTCGGCGACGCGCCGCGCGGTCGTGGCGGCCGTC includes:
- a CDS encoding MGH1-like glycoside hydrolase domain-containing protein, producing the protein MRLRTAVLVALTATAVLTPLPASAAPAAPWYPPVGPGTSVLDHRAKLAGAVEPQWYEANIPFVDLPDREIESTYYYRWRTFKEALKYTGPDDGWIVSEFLGPVGYSAPGGGIAAAAGHHVYEGRWLRDHRYLDDYLDYWLRGGGAGPKPATEFLNPNTTDWAHQYSFWAADAVLARASVDGRLERAVALLPELERQWAGWDAQKDRGTGLYWQTPVWDAMEHTASSYQSDDPYHGGEGFRPTLNAYQYGDAKAIAALLRVRGDRAAAERYEREANALKDALRQRLWDREDGFYKHVMRDGNPGRAPLADREQIGFVPWYFGMPPAEHSSAWAQLTDRAGFAADFGPTTVERRSPWYLHDAERGCCRWSGPSWPFATSQTLTALATLLVDYPAQSFVDRGDYYDVLRGYALTQRKGGQPYVAEAHHPDQDRWLYDGRGHSEDYNHSTFTDLVLSGLLGIRPQQGDSVRIAPLVPDGWDHFAAENVPYHGRNLTVLWDRDGSAYGRGAGLRVFVDGVQAHAQRDLGPVRVPLRRGAPAELPGLVDDLANPSGTGFPAATASHTWHADSPADAIDGQDFHLDVPSTRWTSYGSPDRADWLAVDLGAATVVSDVRISFYDDGGGVRTPDAFALERRDASGAWVEIPGQRRTPAVPERGRVNRVVVDPPVRVDALRLRATRSDGGAVGVTAWQSWRREDDRVSAALPGLRDGVVPVRAGAATEVGATVRGPARPELLAPAGWAVSPLPRRRASSAGGWARGSASPRPSWWRTAGSPRARPASRRRCWSPR